The window CCGAACAATTGCACAAGCGGAAGGATTTGAAACGATTCTTTCCGGACGCGGAATGAAAATCGACCGTGTCATCTCGTTGGAAGTCCCGTTCGATGAAATCGTGAAACGATTAAGCTCTCGACGGGTCGCCTTGAAATCAGGACGGGTCTATAACCTGATGTCGAATCCTCCGAAAGTTGAGGGTATCTGCGATGTTTCCGGCGAACCGTTAATCCATCGCGCCGACGATCAGCCCGAAGCGATTCAAGTACGATTACAAGAGTATGAGAAAAAGACCGCGCCGCTGAAGCAGTATTATGAAAGAAAAATTGGTGTCTCAATCGTTGACGCCAACGGCGAAGTTGAAGCGGTGTACCGGCGTGTG of the bacterium genome contains:
- a CDS encoding adenylate kinase, whose protein sequence is MNVIILGAPGVGKGTQAQLLVDREKFVQLSTGDILRSEQANGTELGLAAKLYMERGELVPDTVILNMVALRMETGKSYLFDGFPRTIAQAEGFETILSGRGMKIDRVISLEVPFDEIVKRLSSRRVALKSGRVYNLMSNPPKVEGICDVSGEPLIHRADDQPEAIQVRLQEYEKKTAPLKQYYERKIGVSIVDANGEVEAVYRRVKATLA